The Salvelinus alpinus chromosome 35, SLU_Salpinus.1, whole genome shotgun sequence genome window below encodes:
- the LOC139564326 gene encoding thrombospondin-3a-like, translating to MGARRDVQTFLALSTFLFVATCEPMDQQDMQVIDMLTLDSKTSVSAVEKVTGAMSVLSDIYIVSTFRLPPKMGGVLLGIYSKEENKKYLELAIMGKINKALVRYVREDGRIHTVNLQSTNLADGRTHSIILRIGGLRRDNLHLELYVNCRLADSSQGLPPLVPLPAEKVEIRNGFKAYARLQGAVESLKMALGGSVAKAGTLTDCPFQGDSSVYSTVGATAEVNSILGDHTKALIGQLIIFNQILGELREDIREQVKEMSLIRNTILECQVCGFHDPRSRCSPNPCFKGLSCMETFDYPGYRCGPCPEGLTGNGTHCQDIDECSIAQPCYSPGACINTVKGFSCELCPPGLWGPPLFGVGLEYANHHKQECADIDECIEVANACVPHSMCTNTIGSFRCGGCKVGYLGNQTVGCVPRRSCATLSFNPCDANAHCIIERNGEVSCACNIGWAGNGNTCGTDTDIDGYPDRSLPCMDNDKHCKQDNCVYTPNSGQEDADNDGIGDQCDEDADGDGIKNVEDNCRLEPNKDQQNSDTDSFGDACDNCPNVPNIDQRDTDSNGQGDACDNDIDGDGIPNVLDNCPRVPNPMQTDRDGDGVGDACDSCPEISNPMQTDIDNDLVGDVCDTDQDTDGDGHQDSRDNCPDHPNSSQLDSDNDGIGDDCDDDDDNDGFPDVQDNCRLITNPNQKDSNSNGVGDVCENDFDNDSVWDLIDVCPESSEVTLTDFRAYQTVILDPEGDAQIDPNWVVLNQGMEIVQTMNSDPGLAVGYTAFNGVDFEGTFHINTVTDDDYAGFIFGYQDSSSFYVVMWKQTEQTYWQSTPFRAVAQPGLQLKAVKSRTGPGEYLRNALWHTGDTNEEVKLLWSDPRNVGWRDKTSYRWQLSHRPQVGYIRVKLYEGTEIVADSGVVIDTTMRGGRLGVFCFSQENIIWSNLRYRCNDTVPDDFNPYRKQVLLHIKV from the exons ATGGGTGCGAGGCGCGATGTGCAAACTTTTCTGGCTCTATCCACATTTCTATTCGTTGCAACATGTGAGCCAATGGATCAGCAAGATATgcaag tCATTGACATGCTAACCCTGGACTCCAAGACCAGTGTGTCTGCGGTGGAGAAGGTGACAGGTGCCATGAGTGTGCTCAGTGACATCTACATCGTGTCCACATTCCGCCTGCCTCCCAAGATGGGAGGGGTGCTGCTGGGCATCTACAGCAAAGAGGAGAACAAGAAGTATCTGGAGCTGGCCATCATGGGAAAGATCAACAAAG CTTTGGTGCGTTACGTGAGGGAGGATGGCAGAATTCACACAGTGAACCTCCAGAGCACAAACCTGGCTGATGGTCGCACACACTCCATTATTCTCCGGATCGGAGGCCTGCGCAGAGACAACCTACACCTGGAGCTCTACGTCAATTGTCGATTGGCTGACTCCAGCCAGGGCCTCCCTCCATTGGTCCCTCTCCCCGCGGAGAAGGTGGAGATTCGTAATGGCTTCAAGGCCTACGCAAGGCTACAG GGTGCTGTGGAGTCCCTCAAAATGGCGCTAGGGGGCAGTGTGGCCAAAGCAGGTACCCTGACAGACTGTCCATTCCAGGGGGATTCATCAGTCTACAGCACAG TCGGTGCGACTGCAGAAGTGAACTCCATTCTAG GAGACCACACAAAGGCTCTGATTGGTCAGCTGATCATCTTTAACCAGATCCTAGGAGAGCTGCGAGAGGACATCAGAGAGcag GTGAAGGAGATGTCCCTGATTAGGAACACCATTCTGGAGTGCCAAGTGTGTG GCTTCCACGACCCTCGTTCCCGCTGCTCCCCCAACCCCTGTTTTAAGGGCCTGTCCTGCATGGAGACCTTTGACTACCCAGGGTACCGCTGTGGTCCCTGCCCGGAGGGCTTGACGGGCAACGGAACCCACTGCCAAGACATTGACGAG tgttccatagccCAGCCCTGCTACTCTCCAGGTGCGTGTATAAACACAGTGAAGGGTTTCAGCTGTGAACTCTGCCCCCCTGGTCTCTGGGGCCCACCCCTCTTTGGGGTCGGACTGGAGTACGCCAACCACCAcaagcag GAGTGTGCAGACATCGATGAGTGTATTGAAGTTGCCAACGCCTGTGTGCCCCACTCCATGTGTACCAACACCATC ggCTCGTTCAGGTGTGGTGGCTGTAAGGTGGGTTACCTGGGGAACCAGACAGTGGGCTGCGTGCCCCGTAGGTCCTGTGCCACACTCAGCTTTAACCCCTGTGATGCCAATGCCCACTGCATCATAGAGCGGAACGGAGAGGTGTCCTGTGCG TGCAACATTGGCTGGGCCGGTAACGGGAACACTTGTGGCACAGATACAGACATTGATGGATACCCAGACCGCTCTCTGCCCTGTATGGACAATGACAAGCACTGTAAACAGGACAACTGTGTTTACACACCCAACTCAGGCCAGGAGGATGCAGACAACGATGGCATCGGAGACCAGTGTGACGAGGACGCAGATGGGGACGGCATCAAGAATGTGGAG GATAACTGTCGACTAGAACCCAACAAAGATCAGCAGAACTCAGACACAGACTCTTTCGGTGATGCCTGTGACAACTGTCCCAATGTCCCTAACATTGACCAGAGGGATACGGACAGCAACGGGCAAGGAGACGCCTGTGACAATGACATAGATGGAGATG GTATCCCCAACGTGCTAGACAACTGCCCCAGAGTCCCCAAccccatgcagacagacagggatgGAGACGGGGTAGGAGACGCCTGCGACAGCTGCCCTGAGATCAGCAACCCCATGCAG ACGGACATTGACAATGACCTGGTGGGGGATGTGTGTGACACTGACCAGGACAC GGATGGGGACGGTCACCAGGATTCCAGGGACAACTGCCCTGACCATCCCAACAGCTCCCAGCTGGACTCGGACAACGATGGCATTGGGGATGACTGTGACGATGACGATGACAATGACGGATTCCCAGACGTACAAGACAACTGCAGACTTATCACCAATCCCAACCAGAAAGATTCTAACA gtaACGGGGTGGGCGATGTGTGTGAGAACGACTTTGACAACGATTCAGTCTGGGATCTGATTGATGTGTGCCCTGAGAGTTCAGAGGTCACACTGACAGACTTCAGAGCCTATCAGACAGTCATTCTGGATCCAGAGGGTGATGCCCAGATCGATCCCAATTGGGTGGTGCTCAATCAG GGCATGGAAATAGTTCAGACCATGAACAGTGATCCTGGTTTAGCTGTGG GCTACACAGCGTTCAACGGGGTGGACTTTGAGGGCACCTTCCACATCAACACGGTGACGGACGACGACTATGCAGGCTTCATCTTCGGCTACCAGGACTCCTCTTCCTTCTACGTGGTGATGTGGAAACAGACAGAGCAGACCTACTGGCAGTCGACACCCTTCAGGGCCGTGGCCCAACCTGGCCTGCAGCTCAAA GCAGTGAAGTCCCGTACAGGGCCTGGTGAGTACCTGCGTAACGCCCTGTGGCACACAGGGGACACCAACGAGGAGGTGAAGCTGCTGTGGTCGGACCCACGGAACGTTGGCTGGAGAGACAAGACATCTTACCGCTGGCAGCTCAGCCACAGGCCCCAGGTGGGATACATCAG GGTGAAGTTATATGAGGGGACGGAGATTGTGGCCGACTCTGGCGTGGTGATTGACACTACCATGAGAGGCGGACGACTGGGGGTCTTCTGTTTCTCCCAAGAGAACATCATCTGGTCCAACCTGCGCTACCGCTGCAACG ACACTGTTCCAGACGACTTCAACCCATATCGCAAACAGGTCCTGCTGCACATCAAGGTGTGA